Proteins encoded together in one Planctopirus ephydatiae window:
- a CDS encoding SPFH domain-containing protein, which translates to MSNSQSSSRYSEPSAETAGMMELGLIIAASVIFPPILLFGFIIVGPREEVVVLRFGKYLTTLRSEGIRWIHPVGRSLQRISTRDTTYNLTTETVVEKNGNPVLISAVVVYRVEDTIKAALHVTDYHRFLGDQAGAVVKRVSSLFPYESSDPAIPCLKKESEIVSQAFVAELQDAVNPAGIRVLMVRLNDLTYAPEIAQSMLMRQQAMALIDARKTIVEGAVEIVKDAVTRLRDSGFELSDSDRDQLISNLLVVLCSGERTQPVLAVQAGGRKHASGTGSSTTES; encoded by the coding sequence ATGTCCAACAGTCAGTCGTCGAGTCGATATTCAGAACCTTCTGCCGAAACTGCTGGCATGATGGAACTGGGGCTGATCATTGCAGCCTCGGTAATCTTTCCGCCCATTCTGCTCTTCGGGTTCATCATTGTGGGCCCGCGCGAAGAAGTCGTGGTCTTGCGGTTTGGTAAATATCTGACGACGCTGCGCAGTGAAGGGATCCGCTGGATTCACCCCGTGGGCCGATCACTCCAGAGAATTTCCACACGCGATACAACCTACAATCTGACGACTGAAACCGTGGTGGAAAAAAATGGCAACCCCGTACTGATCAGTGCGGTGGTCGTTTATCGTGTTGAAGACACCATCAAGGCCGCTCTACATGTGACCGATTACCACCGCTTTCTCGGAGATCAGGCCGGGGCTGTGGTCAAGCGGGTCAGTTCGCTCTTCCCTTACGAATCGAGCGATCCCGCCATCCCGTGCCTGAAAAAAGAGAGCGAAATTGTCAGTCAGGCGTTTGTGGCCGAACTGCAGGATGCCGTAAATCCAGCGGGAATCCGCGTGCTGATGGTGCGACTCAATGACCTCACTTACGCTCCTGAAATTGCTCAATCGATGCTGATGCGTCAGCAGGCCATGGCTCTGATCGACGCCCGCAAGACGATTGTCGAAGGGGCGGTCGAGATTGTTAAAGATGCCGTAACAAGACTGCGAGACAGCGGCTTCGAACTCTCGGATTCCGACCGAGATCAGCTCATTTCCAACCTGCTGGTCGTGCTCTGCAGTGGCGAGCGAACTCAACCTGTACTGGCGGTGCAGGCCGGCGGCAGAAAACATGCTTCAGGGACTGGCTCTTCCACCACCGAGTCGTGA